The Romeriopsis navalis LEGE 11480 genome includes the window TCGCCGGACACCCGGCCTACGAAGTCACGGGCGGGACGATCGAATTCCTCGGTCAAGACCTGCTGGAACTGGAAGCAGAAGATCGATCGCGCAGCGGCATCTTCCTGGCGTTCCAATACCCAATGGCGATTCCCGGTGTGACCAACCTCGACTTCCTGCGCGTCTCCTACAACGCCAAACGCAAACATGCTGGCTTGGAAGAGATCGATCCCTTTGACTTCGACGACATCGTGGAGGAAAAACTGGAACTGCTGAAGATGGATTCTTCTTTCTTAAGTCGTGGCGTCAACGAAGGCTTCTCCGGCGGTGAGAAAAAGCGCAACGAGATCCTCCAGATGGCTTTGCTCGAACCGAAGCTAGGCATTCTCGACGAGATTGATTCCGGTTTGGATATCGATGCCCTGCGCGTTGTCGCAAGCGGTGTGAATGAGTTGTCGAACGAGACCAACGCCATGTTGCTCGTGACGCACTACCAGCGATTGCTCGACTACATCACACCCGACTACGTCCACGTGATGGCCGATGGTCGGATTCTCCAAACCGGCGGCAAAGAACTGGCCCTGGAACTGGAAGCCAAAGGGTACGACTGGATTCGTGAGGGGGCATCGGCATAATGAGCAACTCACCCGAACCGAATGTGGCGGATATTTTAGTCGTTCCCGAAGTCGGGGGCACCAAGGCAAATGCGAAGATCGATCGCACGGCTTACCTGGCTAACCTGCTGAAGCTGCGCCAAAATTCACCGTTTGATTGGCTGACGCAAACCCGTGATCAGGCAGCGGCGATTGCCGCTGAACTGGCGATTCCCTCGACTCGCGATGAGGCTTGGCGCTTTACTGACCTAACGCCAATGCTGAAGCACGAGTGGCAAGTCGCTGCAAGTGATCAAGCCCTAGAAGCCTGCGATAGTTTGGTGATTCCCGAAGCCGCGACCCGTTTAGTGTTTATGAACGGCGTATTCCAAGCGGACTTATCCAGCACAAAAGGCTTACCCGATGGGGCCTTTGTTGGCAGCCTCGGTCAACTCAATGCTGATCAAACCAGCCAAGTCACCCAGCACCTCGGGAGGCAAACCGGCGCAGAAGAAGTCTTCACGGCCTTGAATACCGCCAGCTTCCTCGATAGCGCAATCGTCTGGATTCCGCGCAATACCGTGGTCGAGCAGCCGATTCACCTCGTGTTCCTCTCCCGCACGTCT containing:
- the sufC gene encoding Fe-S cluster assembly ATPase SufC, with protein sequence MIRENSDTILSIKGLTANVDGNAILKGVDLEIKAGEIHAIMGINGSGKSTLSKILAGHPAYEVTGGTIEFLGQDLLELEAEDRSRSGIFLAFQYPMAIPGVTNLDFLRVSYNAKRKHAGLEEIDPFDFDDIVEEKLELLKMDSSFLSRGVNEGFSGGEKKRNEILQMALLEPKLGILDEIDSGLDIDALRVVASGVNELSNETNAMLLVTHYQRLLDYITPDYVHVMADGRILQTGGKELALELEAKGYDWIREGASA